Proteins from a genomic interval of Nostoc sp. TCL240-02:
- a CDS encoding glutathione S-transferase family protein: protein MSNIQLYFAKASTFSQRTRVVFLEKGIDFSSTEIDLQNKPDGYTQISRYGKVPAIKHGDIEIYESAIINEYLDEVFPEPPLLPRDPGAKAIARIWIDYANTRFVPAFNKFLRGKDAQEQGQGQREFLEALLYIEQEGLGKLSGNGPYWLGEQLSLVDISFYPWFERLPLLEHFRNFTLPTETPGLQKWWNTLRSRESIRAVENPTSFYLERFAKILGAPTPVASAQK from the coding sequence ATGAGCAACATACAACTTTACTTTGCCAAAGCCTCCACCTTTTCCCAAAGAACCCGTGTGGTTTTCCTAGAAAAAGGAATTGACTTTAGCAGCACTGAAATTGACTTACAAAACAAACCAGATGGCTATACACAGATTTCGCGCTACGGCAAAGTCCCTGCGATCAAACATGGGGATATCGAAATTTATGAGTCTGCCATCATCAACGAATATCTTGATGAAGTCTTTCCAGAACCACCTTTATTACCCCGCGATCCAGGTGCTAAAGCGATCGCTCGGATCTGGATCGATTATGCCAACACTCGCTTTGTACCCGCCTTTAACAAATTCCTGCGTGGTAAAGATGCTCAAGAACAGGGACAAGGACAAAGAGAGTTTTTGGAAGCGTTATTGTACATTGAGCAAGAAGGACTAGGTAAGCTTTCTGGTAATGGCCCTTACTGGTTAGGGGAGCAATTGAGTTTAGTTGATATTAGCTTCTATCCTTGGTTTGAACGCTTGCCCCTTCTAGAACACTTCCGCAATTTCACTTTACCAACAGAAACCCCTGGCTTGCAGAAATGGTGGAATACCCTGCGCTCGCGCGAGTCAATTCGGGCTGTGGAAAATCCTACAAGCTTCTATTTAGAACGATTTGCCAAGATTCTTGGTGCGCCCACTCCCGTTGCTTCTGCTCAAAAATAG
- a CDS encoding CmcJ/NvfI family oxidoreductase yields the protein MSLNSQLFKDIPHVEGELHYLTPTAEKPVNYTYEPPPGIPQRSGKYEVHTLPIYDARMIAENVSLDKQGFALVEQHSTVKDFYDQDEVRRVYYPEAEEFLKDLTGAQRVIVFDHNLRNAERAKQGEQGIKTPVRGVHNDFTAKSGYSRARTVLEAIGTEDPDELLRHRFSVVNLWRAIAGPVQESPLAVCDAQSIAPNDLVATDLVYRDRVGETYAVTYNPKHRWFYFPQMQRNEALLLKCFDSEEEGLARFAAHTAFDDPTSQPDAPPRESIELRTLVFYAA from the coding sequence ATGAGCTTAAACAGTCAATTATTCAAAGATATACCGCACGTTGAGGGAGAACTCCATTACCTCACCCCGACAGCAGAAAAACCTGTTAACTACACCTACGAACCACCGCCAGGTATTCCACAGCGAAGCGGGAAGTATGAGGTACATACACTCCCAATCTACGATGCTCGGATGATCGCAGAAAATGTGTCCTTAGATAAACAGGGATTCGCCTTGGTCGAACAGCATAGCACTGTTAAAGACTTTTACGATCAGGATGAGGTGCGCCGTGTTTACTACCCTGAAGCCGAGGAATTTCTTAAGGATTTGACAGGTGCCCAAAGGGTGATAGTGTTCGATCACAACCTGCGTAATGCCGAACGAGCGAAGCAGGGCGAACAAGGCATAAAGACACCAGTCAGGGGCGTACACAACGACTTCACCGCCAAGTCTGGTTATAGTCGCGCCCGTACCGTGTTGGAAGCAATCGGTACTGAAGACCCTGATGAGCTTCTGCGGCACAGATTTAGTGTAGTCAACCTCTGGCGAGCGATCGCAGGGCCAGTTCAAGAGTCTCCATTAGCGGTGTGTGATGCCCAAAGTATCGCACCGAATGACCTCGTGGCTACCGATCTTGTATATCGCGATCGCGTTGGCGAAACCTACGCAGTCACGTACAATCCAAAACATCGGTGGTTCTACTTTCCGCAAATGCAACGGAACGAAGCGCTACTTCTCAAGTGTTTTGACTCAGAGGAAGAAGGTTTGGCGCGGTTCGCTGCCCACACCGCATTCGATGACCCAACAAGCCAGCCAGATGCCCCACCACGTGAGAGTATCGAGTTGCGGACGTTAGTTTTCTATGCCGCATAA
- a CDS encoding tyrosine phenol-lyase: MTDAKQTSPRRRRSWAEPYKIKVVEPLKITTRAEREQAIAQAGYNTFLLRSEDVYIDLLTDSGTSAMSDYQWAGMMLGDEAYAGSKNFYNLEASIQKYYGYRHIVPTHQGRGAENILSQILIKPGDYIPGNMYFTTTRLHQELAGGTFVDVIIDEAHDAQSLHPFKGNVDLQKLTDLIERVGAERIPYISVAGTVNMAGGQPISMANLRAVHQLAQTHGIRIILDATRAVENAYFIQQREEDYSNQAIATILREFCSYTDGCTMSGKKDALVNIGGWLALNDYNLYDEARNLIVIYEGLHTYGGMAGRDMEAMARGIEESVHDDHIRARVGQVEYLGQKLLDWGIPIVVPIGGHAIYLDAKRFLPQIPQDQFPAQRLAAELYLEAGIRAMERGIVSAGRNKETGDNYYPELELVRLTIPRRVYTQAHMDLTAEAVEEVYYNRDRLCGLKMIYEPKYLRFFQARFELN; encoded by the coding sequence ATGACCGATGCCAAGCAAACTTCTCCGCGCCGCCGTCGCTCTTGGGCAGAGCCATATAAAATTAAGGTAGTTGAGCCATTAAAAATCACTACTCGCGCTGAACGCGAACAAGCGATCGCACAAGCCGGTTACAATACTTTTCTACTGCGTTCTGAAGATGTCTACATTGATTTGCTCACTGATAGCGGTACTTCAGCTATGAGTGATTATCAGTGGGCGGGGATGATGCTAGGTGATGAAGCTTATGCCGGTAGCAAAAATTTCTATAATTTAGAAGCAAGCATCCAAAAGTATTATGGCTATCGCCATATTGTACCCACTCACCAAGGGCGTGGTGCAGAAAACATTCTTTCTCAAATACTGATCAAACCAGGAGACTACATACCTGGCAATATGTATTTCACCACAACCAGACTGCATCAGGAATTGGCTGGCGGCACTTTTGTTGATGTGATTATTGATGAAGCCCACGATGCCCAATCACTGCATCCATTCAAGGGTAATGTAGACTTACAAAAGCTCACAGACCTAATAGAGCGAGTTGGAGCAGAACGTATTCCCTATATTAGCGTTGCCGGAACCGTGAATATGGCTGGCGGACAACCGATTTCTATGGCTAACCTGCGGGCGGTACATCAGTTAGCTCAAACCCACGGTATCCGCATTATTCTTGATGCCACCCGCGCTGTGGAAAACGCTTACTTTATCCAGCAGAGGGAAGAGGATTATTCCAATCAGGCGATCGCTACCATCTTACGCGAATTTTGCTCCTATACCGACGGCTGCACTATGAGTGGCAAGAAGGATGCACTGGTTAACATCGGCGGTTGGCTAGCTCTCAATGACTATAATCTTTACGATGAAGCACGTAACCTCATTGTAATTTATGAAGGCTTACATACTTACGGTGGTATGGCTGGCCGGGATATGGAAGCTATGGCACGCGGTATAGAAGAGTCAGTTCATGACGATCATATTCGTGCCCGTGTTGGTCAAGTTGAATACCTCGGACAAAAGCTTTTAGATTGGGGTATTCCAATTGTTGTGCCGATTGGTGGTCATGCCATTTATTTAGATGCCAAACGCTTTTTACCACAAATCCCCCAAGACCAATTTCCGGCACAACGTCTAGCAGCAGAACTGTATCTAGAGGCAGGCATTCGGGCAATGGAACGGGGCATCGTTTCCGCAGGGCGCAATAAAGAAACAGGCGATAACTATTATCCAGAGTTAGAACTAGTCCGTTTAACTATTCCCCGCCGTGTTTATACCCAGGCTCACATGGATTTGACTGCTGAAGCAGTTGAAGAGGTTTATTATAATCGCGATCGCCTATGCGGACTCAAAATGATTTATGAGCCGAAGTATCTCCGCTTCTTTCAAGCAAGGTTTGAATTGAATTAG
- a CDS encoding S-layer protein — MNCKLLITVVMLATTSFVTPVKSQEPTTDTPVKSNQVLNACIQNQAETLPNPFSDVPKDHWAFKAVMTMHYCGAFRKATPSALFNKLQPTNSQQQPQKEPQFEK; from the coding sequence ATGAACTGCAAACTTTTGATAACAGTCGTAATGCTAGCTACTACTAGCTTTGTTACTCCTGTCAAATCTCAAGAACCTACTACCGACACACCAGTAAAATCGAATCAAGTTTTGAATGCTTGTATCCAAAATCAAGCAGAAACTTTGCCGAATCCCTTTAGTGATGTACCAAAAGACCATTGGGCTTTTAAAGCAGTTATGACTATGCACTACTGTGGTGCGTTCCGTAAAGCTACGCCATCAGCTTTATTTAATAAATTGCAACCAACAAATAGCCAGCAGCAACCGCAGAAAGAACCGCAGTTTGAAAAATAA
- a CDS encoding NUDIX hydrolase, with protein sequence MKPMSEKDCRKTVIQTGQKVNFVDIGSSFLPAFEKITSVLVVPFTKDGLIVCALLDRGIDLPGGHVQIGELTFEETARREVMEEVKVTLGELKLVKFIQSDFYGSQPEQLTYLVVMTGFVEEIISNNGYNGLSLCTHESMGRNIIDIDEFISQYQAGDKNDMRQIVLDAKSMLFGI encoded by the coding sequence ATGAAGCCAATGAGTGAGAAGGATTGCAGAAAGACTGTCATCCAAACAGGCCAAAAAGTCAATTTTGTAGATATTGGCAGTTCATTTTTGCCTGCCTTTGAAAAGATAACGAGTGTTCTAGTCGTACCTTTTACTAAGGATGGTTTAATTGTATGCGCTCTCCTTGACCGTGGTATTGACCTCCCTGGGGGACATGTGCAGATAGGCGAATTGACTTTTGAGGAAACTGCAAGACGAGAAGTTATGGAGGAGGTAAAAGTAACTTTAGGAGAATTAAAACTTGTGAAATTTATCCAGTCTGATTTTTACGGTAGTCAACCTGAGCAGCTTACATACCTTGTGGTTATGACTGGATTTGTTGAGGAAATAATCTCTAACAATGGCTACAACGGTCTAAGCTTATGTACACATGAAAGTATGGGAAGAAACATTATAGATATTGATGAATTTATCTCTCAATATCAAGCAGGCGATAAAAATGATATGCGTCAAATTGTGCTAGACGCAAAAAGTATGCTATTCGGCATCTAA
- a CDS encoding Uma2 family endonuclease: MILKAKNKLTLQEFLNLPPGEGDITYELVDGQAIPKMSPKFFHAKLTRVLLNLIEQSWEGKGEVCPEWSVALTRRGRDWVPTPDILYISYERLPSNWDENEACPVSPDLVIEIISPGQTFGQMAAKAKNYLDAKILRVWVVDSKARSITVFYPDAAPQTYMGDELLTDSLFEGLEFTVEQVFQKAKIPLDAE; encoded by the coding sequence ATGATACTCAAAGCCAAAAATAAATTAACTTTGCAAGAGTTCCTAAATCTTCCACCAGGTGAAGGAGACATAACTTATGAACTTGTTGATGGTCAAGCAATTCCTAAAATGTCACCAAAATTTTTTCACGCAAAACTTACCCGTGTCCTTCTCAACTTGATTGAGCAATCATGGGAAGGTAAAGGAGAAGTTTGCCCGGAATGGTCTGTTGCATTAACTCGTCGGGGGCGAGATTGGGTACCAACACCAGATATTTTGTACATCTCTTATGAACGTTTACCCAGTAACTGGGATGAAAACGAAGCTTGTCCTGTTTCTCCTGACTTGGTGATTGAGATTATTTCACCCGGACAAACTTTTGGACAAATGGCAGCTAAAGCCAAAAACTATTTGGATGCTAAAATTCTACGGGTGTGGGTGGTAGATAGTAAAGCCAGAAGTATTACTGTTTTTTATCCAGATGCAGCACCACAAACTTATATGGGAGACGAATTACTCACGGATTCCCTATTCGAGGGACTAGAATTTACTGTTGAGCAGGTGTTTCAAAAAGCGAAAATACCATTAGATGCCGAATAG
- the aroB gene encoding 3-dehydroquinate synthase, with product MTSVINVNLPEQSYEIAIAPSSLDQLGQQMANLKLGKKVLLVSNPTIFKHYGERAITSLTSAGFEVASCTLPPGERYKTLNSIQKLYDVALENRLERSATMVALGGGVIGDMTGFAAATWLRGINVVQVPTTLLAMVDSAIGGKTGVNHPHGKNLIGAFHQPRLVLIDPDVLKTLPMREFRAGMAEVIKYGVIWDAELFAQLEASKRLDQLRYVKPELIETILTRSCQAKADVVSKDEKEGGLRAILNYGHTIGHAVESLTGYRLVNHGEAVAIGMVAAGQIAVELGMWQKEDTERQNALIQKTGLPTQLPSGVDIEGIIEALQLDKKVKAGKVRFVLPTEIGVVTVTDEVPSDIIRQVLREM from the coding sequence ATGACTTCTGTAATTAATGTAAATTTACCAGAGCAATCTTATGAGATTGCTATCGCACCTTCGAGTTTAGATCAACTGGGTCAACAGATGGCCAATCTGAAGCTAGGCAAGAAAGTACTGCTAGTTTCTAATCCGACGATTTTTAAGCATTATGGGGAAAGAGCAATTACATCCCTGACATCTGCGGGATTTGAAGTCGCTAGCTGCACCCTACCGCCTGGTGAACGCTACAAAACCCTTAATTCTATCCAAAAACTCTACGATGTCGCCTTAGAAAACCGCCTAGAACGTTCTGCGACGATGGTGGCTTTGGGCGGAGGTGTGATTGGCGATATGACTGGCTTTGCCGCCGCAACCTGGTTGCGGGGTATTAATGTTGTCCAAGTGCCTACAACTCTCTTGGCGATGGTAGATTCGGCAATTGGTGGCAAAACTGGCGTAAATCATCCCCACGGAAAAAATTTAATTGGGGCATTCCATCAACCGCGCTTGGTTTTGATTGACCCAGATGTGTTGAAAACTCTTCCGATGCGCGAATTTCGGGCAGGGATGGCAGAAGTTATTAAGTACGGTGTAATTTGGGATGCTGAATTGTTTGCCCAGTTGGAAGCAAGTAAACGGCTTGACCAACTCCGCTATGTAAAACCTGAGCTAATAGAAACCATATTAACGCGCTCTTGTCAAGCCAAAGCTGACGTTGTTAGCAAAGATGAGAAAGAAGGCGGATTACGCGCAATTCTCAACTATGGACATACCATCGGTCATGCAGTGGAAAGCTTGACTGGTTATCGTTTAGTGAATCACGGTGAAGCGGTGGCTATTGGTATGGTAGCAGCTGGTCAAATTGCTGTGGAATTGGGAATGTGGCAAAAGGAAGATACAGAACGTCAAAATGCTTTAATTCAAAAAACGGGTTTACCGACTCAGTTACCATCTGGGGTGGATATTGAAGGAATTATTGAGGCGTTGCAACTAGATAAAAAAGTCAAAGCAGGAAAAGTGCGGTTTGTTTTACCAACAGAGATTGGTGTAGTTACAGTTACCGATGAAGTGCCATCAGATATTATTCGGCAAGTCTTGCGGGAAATGTAA
- the petL gene encoding cytochrome b6-f complex subunit PetL: MFAIAAYIGFLALFFGLAVGLLFGLRTAKII; encoded by the coding sequence ATGTTTGCAATTGCAGCTTACATCGGCTTTTTAGCTTTGTTCTTTGGTTTGGCTGTCGGTCTGTTGTTCGGTCTGCGGACTGCCAAGATAATTTAA
- the bioB gene encoding biotin synthase BioB has product MVGIRYDWQELEIQAIYNMPLLELIYQAASVHRQYHDPTKIQVCKLISIKTGGCPEDCSYCAQSSRYKTEVKAQALLEKETVVNIAQKAKETGVSRICMGAAWREVRDNSQFEEVLEMVKDVTAMGLEVCCTLGMLTANQARKLEEAGLYAYNHNLDTSQEYYNTIITTRTYSDRLNTIENVRQTNVTVCSGGILGLGETVDDRVGMLQTLANLHPHPESVPINILSQVPGTPLENQPDVPIWDIVRMIATARILMPASDVRLSAGRARLSQVEQAFCFMAGANSIFSSDDNKMLTVTTPCPDYDTDREMLNLLGLGMRPPSQRQEKLASPAVVG; this is encoded by the coding sequence GTGGTGGGAATACGCTACGATTGGCAGGAATTAGAGATTCAGGCGATATACAATATGCCATTGCTAGAGCTTATTTATCAAGCTGCTAGCGTGCATCGCCAATATCATGACCCAACAAAAATACAAGTTTGTAAGCTTATATCTATTAAAACAGGAGGTTGTCCAGAAGATTGTAGCTACTGCGCCCAATCTTCGCGCTATAAAACAGAGGTGAAGGCGCAAGCACTCCTGGAAAAGGAAACCGTTGTTAACATCGCCCAGAAAGCTAAAGAAACCGGTGTTAGCCGCATCTGCATGGGTGCTGCTTGGCGCGAAGTCCGAGATAACTCACAATTTGAGGAAGTCCTGGAAATGGTCAAGGATGTAACCGCAATGGGTTTAGAAGTGTGCTGCACTCTGGGTATGTTGACAGCAAATCAGGCCAGGAAACTAGAAGAAGCGGGACTTTACGCCTACAACCATAACTTAGATACCTCGCAGGAATATTACAACACAATTATTACCACGAGAACATATAGCGATCGCTTAAATACAATCGAGAATGTCCGTCAAACCAATGTTACCGTATGTTCTGGTGGTATCCTTGGTTTAGGCGAAACTGTCGATGACCGGGTTGGGATGTTACAAACTCTGGCAAACTTACATCCGCATCCAGAGTCAGTACCAATTAATATTCTTTCACAAGTGCCGGGCACACCCTTAGAAAATCAACCTGATGTCCCCATTTGGGATATTGTGCGGATGATTGCCACAGCCAGAATTTTAATGCCAGCTTCTGATGTGCGTCTTAGTGCTGGTAGGGCTAGACTTTCTCAAGTTGAACAAGCTTTCTGCTTTATGGCGGGAGCCAATTCTATATTTTCCAGCGATGACAACAAAATGTTGACGGTGACAACTCCCTGTCCAGATTACGATACTGACCGAGAAATGCTTAATTTGCTTGGTTTGGGGATGCGTCCACCTTCCCAAAGGCAGGAGAAGTTAGCAAGTCCGGCTGTTGTAGGATAA
- a CDS encoding GNAT family N-acetyltransferase, which yields MISELPLITSDRLLLRAAIHEDIPQILKYFIYNKPYLTPFYPLWADGFFTEEYWQYQIENSFLEFINGQSLKLFIFTKRNPTVVIGTVNFSNFVRGAAHFCYVGYSLAESKQGKGYMTEGLKAATQYLFQELNFHRVMANYMPHNRRSGSVLRRLGFVIEGYARDYLLINGQWEDHIMTSLTNTNWQVPKF from the coding sequence ATGATATCAGAACTGCCACTAATTACTAGCGATCGCCTATTATTACGAGCGGCGATTCATGAAGATATACCTCAAATTCTTAAATACTTCATTTATAACAAACCTTATCTCACCCCATTCTACCCTCTATGGGCTGATGGTTTTTTCACTGAAGAATATTGGCAATATCAGATAGAGAATAGTTTTCTCGAATTTATTAATGGGCAATCATTAAAGCTATTTATTTTTACAAAAAGAAATCCTACTGTAGTTATTGGAACCGTAAATTTTAGCAATTTTGTAAGAGGAGCCGCTCATTTCTGCTACGTGGGATATAGCCTTGCTGAAAGTAAACAAGGTAAAGGATATATGACAGAAGGGCTAAAAGCTGCAACTCAATATCTCTTTCAAGAGTTAAATTTTCACCGAGTTATGGCTAATTATATGCCTCATAATCGGCGCAGTGGCAGTGTTTTAAGAAGGCTCGGATTTGTCATTGAAGGATATGCTAGAGACTATTTGTTAATTAATGGACAATGGGAAGATCATATTATGACAAGTCTTACAAATACTAATTGGCAAGTACCAAAATTTTAA
- a CDS encoding SMI1/KNR4 family protein → MNKVLQLKKKLTQLAILDATFEVFGSESHQYQLKPCLSNKDIQVFESRYNISLPSEYKNFLLEIGNGGAGPGYGLSGLSGIEYEDIIAEKLYQEKYEILSKPFPLTEAWNDLDLIINNRNDAYFDNKFIQGTLTITTYGCGIDAILVITGEQSGKIWIDDRTNDNGIYPASLDFCSFFHDTDPDDSHPNSDQGQPLIFYDWYEDWLNRSLHQIRQSSET, encoded by the coding sequence ATGAATAAAGTTTTGCAATTAAAGAAAAAATTAACTCAATTAGCTATTTTAGACGCTACATTTGAGGTTTTTGGTTCAGAATCACACCAATATCAATTAAAACCTTGCTTGAGTAACAAAGATATTCAAGTGTTTGAATCTAGATACAATATTAGTTTACCAAGTGAATATAAAAACTTTCTCTTAGAAATTGGCAATGGTGGTGCGGGGCCAGGATACGGCTTATCTGGACTATCAGGAATTGAATATGAAGATATCATCGCAGAAAAACTATACCAAGAGAAGTACGAAATTCTCTCTAAACCATTTCCTTTAACAGAAGCGTGGAATGATTTAGATTTGATTATCAACAATAGAAATGATGCTTACTTTGACAATAAGTTTATCCAGGGTACTCTCACCATTACAACTTATGGTTGTGGAATTGATGCAATATTAGTCATTACCGGGGAGCAGTCAGGAAAAATCTGGATAGATGACCGTACTAATGATAATGGAATATATCCTGCTTCTTTGGATTTTTGTAGTTTTTTCCATGATACCGACCCTGATGATTCTCATCCAAATAGCGACCAGGGGCAGCCTTTAATTTTTTATGATTGGTATGAAGACTGGCTTAACCGAAGTTTGCATCAAATCCGCCAGTCTTCGGAAACTTAA
- a CDS encoding YdiU family protein: MTLAETPNYKNSSNPLLSLNYESALESLGDDYYDEVAAAEFPQHLLRWRNDALLPRLGLDPQVVKDEDFITAFGQFQGRKPLLALRYHGYQFGEYNGQLGDGRGFLYGQVRAIDGELYDFGTKGSGRTPYSRGGDGMLTLKGGVREVLAAEALHHLGVRTSRCLSMIETGLPLWRGDEPSPTRSSVMIRMSSSHIRFGTFERLHYFQRPDLTKKLLDHVIEQYYRHLSTEQDQYVLFYAELVERVAKLVAQWMAAGFCHAVLNTDNMSITGESFDYGPYAFISTYNPSFIAAYFDYYGRYCYGNQPSICQLNLQMLQEPLKAIIDKGEMEAALERFDEYYQAEYSSLMLKKLGFVELPHPQATELLNLTVEFLKDSQVGYHQFFYEMARTFSSKWRDEPGFVMNNSDIVPVPGALGIFDDWCILYHKILNDFDSDRTDVIAQTLAVHNPKTTLLRPVIESTWEAIAQEDNWQPFYELIQAIQFRK, encoded by the coding sequence ATGACTCTGGCTGAAACTCCAAACTACAAAAATTCTAGCAATCCTCTTCTCTCCCTCAACTACGAAAGCGCCTTAGAATCTCTAGGTGATGACTACTATGATGAGGTGGCAGCAGCAGAATTTCCCCAACACCTCTTGCGTTGGCGTAACGATGCACTACTACCTCGTTTGGGTTTAGACCCTCAAGTAGTTAAAGACGAAGATTTCATCACAGCTTTTGGCCAGTTTCAGGGGCGCAAACCCTTGTTAGCACTACGTTACCACGGCTATCAATTTGGTGAATATAACGGACAGTTGGGAGATGGTAGAGGCTTTCTCTACGGGCAAGTCCGCGCCATTGATGGCGAATTATACGATTTTGGAACTAAAGGCTCTGGAAGAACGCCCTACTCCCGTGGTGGCGATGGTATGCTCACGCTCAAAGGTGGGGTGCGGGAAGTTCTTGCTGCGGAAGCACTGCACCATCTAGGTGTACGTACCTCGCGCTGTCTGAGCATGATTGAAACAGGTTTACCCCTCTGGCGGGGTGATGAACCTTCGCCTACCCGTTCATCTGTGATGATTAGAATGAGCAGTTCTCATATTCGGTTTGGCACTTTTGAGCGACTGCACTATTTTCAGCGTCCAGATTTAACTAAGAAGTTGTTAGACCACGTAATTGAGCAGTATTATCGACACTTAAGTACTGAACAAGATCAATATGTCTTGTTTTACGCCGAATTAGTTGAACGGGTTGCAAAACTAGTAGCGCAGTGGATGGCGGCTGGCTTTTGTCATGCAGTCCTGAATACTGACAATATGTCGATTACTGGAGAGAGTTTTGACTATGGGCCTTACGCCTTTATTTCGACTTATAACCCATCCTTTATCGCTGCATATTTTGACTATTATGGACGCTACTGTTACGGTAATCAACCAAGTATTTGTCAACTGAATTTACAAATGCTCCAAGAACCTTTAAAGGCAATTATTGATAAAGGCGAAATGGAAGCTGCATTAGAAAGGTTTGATGAATATTATCAAGCTGAATACAGTTCTTTGATGTTGAAAAAGTTAGGTTTTGTGGAGTTGCCACATCCACAAGCTACGGAACTGTTGAATCTCACGGTTGAATTCTTGAAAGATAGCCAAGTTGGTTATCACCAGTTTTTTTATGAGATGGCTCGGACTTTTTCATCAAAATGGCGAGATGAGCCAGGTTTTGTAATGAACAATTCAGATATTGTGCCAGTACCGGGTGCGTTGGGAATTTTTGATGATTGGTGCATACTATACCATAAAATCTTGAATGATTTTGATAGCGATCGCACCGATGTAATTGCCCAAACACTAGCTGTTCATAATCCGAAAACGACACTATTAAGACCTGTGATTGAGTCTACTTGGGAAGCAATTGCTCAAGAGGATAATTGGCAACCTTTTTATGAGTTAATCCAGGCGATTCAGTTTAGAAAATAG
- a CDS encoding transposase — protein MCPRLAWPSGYAQKPNRKGKNVSVIGAISLKGLLTQWSGLGSIDALTFDAFIAQKLVPKLWPGAVVIMDNCSIHKSDELEALLIAAGAHLIYLPPYSPDFSPIENCWSKIKNILRRIGARTYPDLLQALDTAFAEVTIENLLGWFTHCCYCTSQD, from the coding sequence ATGTGCCCGCGCCTTGCCTGGCCTTCAGGCTATGCTCAAAAGCCCAACCGCAAAGGGAAAAATGTCTCGGTAATTGGTGCAATTAGCTTGAAAGGACTGCTCACCCAATGGAGTGGCTTAGGTTCTATCGATGCTTTGACTTTTGATGCCTTCATCGCCCAAAAGCTCGTACCCAAACTTTGGCCTGGTGCAGTGGTGATCATGGATAACTGCTCAATCCATAAAAGTGATGAACTTGAAGCTTTGCTCATCGCTGCTGGCGCTCATCTCATTTATCTCCCCCCCTATTCTCCCGATTTTTCACCGATTGAGAATTGTTGGTCCAAGATTAAGAACATTCTCCGTCGCATCGGTGCAAGGACATACCCTGATTTACTCCAGGCATTAGATACGGCATTCGCAGAAGTGACAATAGAGAATTTGCTGGGTTGGTTTACTCACTGCTGCTACTGTACCTCACAAGACTGA
- a CDS encoding transposase, with the protein MKAYSLDLRQKIVDAYACGDISQRKLAKNFGVTLSFVQNLLKRHRELGMIGPKVRTEQTATKLNAEQLEILRQLVIAQPDATLSELRERLYEKTEVLIGVATVNRMVRWKLHLNLKKKVSTSQKKVVMKSN; encoded by the coding sequence ATGAAAGCCTACTCTCTCGACTTGCGTCAAAAAATAGTTGATGCTTATGCCTGCGGTGACATTTCCCAACGAAAACTGGCTAAAAACTTTGGTGTCACCTTAAGTTTTGTGCAAAATTTACTCAAACGCCATCGAGAATTGGGGATGATAGGCCCCAAGGTGCGGACTGAGCAGACAGCAACAAAGTTGAATGCTGAACAGTTAGAAATCCTGCGCCAACTCGTCATAGCACAGCCCGATGCGACGTTAAGCGAATTGCGGGAACGACTTTACGAGAAAACAGAGGTCTTAATTGGGGTAGCTACGGTGAATCGGATGGTTCGCTGGAAACTTCACCTCAACCTCAAAAAAAAAGTCTCCACCTCACAAAAAAAGGTAGTGATGAAGTCCAACTAG